A genome region from Bacteroidota bacterium includes the following:
- the recN gene encoding DNA repair protein RecN: MLRSLLIKNYALIEEVTVTFDRGLSIITGETGAGKSILLDALGLALGERASADFIRKEAEKAIVEAEFDLSKVARVKKFVEAQGFDCDSDTLVIRREINRKGTSRSFINDTPATLQAIAAVGELLVDLHGQHEHQSLLKPERHVVFLDEYADTAARIAEFAKYYDEFAALKRQYAALSSDRENSDRERSFLEFQLQEIDAVDPKPNEDQAVTLELERLEHSEELQLTASQLHGLLYEDEDSIFERLSAAKTLLERLYKFDPSFATQLEELQGSLESTRELAIALGRYGESIESDPNRLEELRQRELLLTRLKKKYGPTLSEVINLRTKLQDQLAGGGNAEEQLAHLSEQLRSVQTRATRSAIALRDARAHAAKKFAKAIVAELVTLGLEHASFVVEQTHERATGSDEFASCVILDGTCHQATRQGIDHIEFFVSTNKGESPKPLVKVASGGEVSRIMLAIKTALSASEQIPVLIFDEIDTGISGRVAQRVGTAMKRLARKHQIIAITHLGQIAAFGDYHYAVEKQTKSGSTISSLRLLTAAEHEAEIARLLAGEKVTGESLNAARSLVKEAEVLAA; encoded by the coding sequence GTGCTTCGCTCGCTACTGATTAAGAATTACGCTTTGATCGAAGAGGTGACGGTCACATTCGACCGCGGTCTCTCGATCATTACCGGAGAAACCGGTGCGGGCAAGTCGATCCTGCTCGATGCGCTCGGCCTGGCGCTCGGCGAACGCGCATCGGCAGATTTCATCCGTAAAGAAGCCGAGAAGGCGATTGTCGAAGCGGAGTTCGATCTCTCGAAGGTTGCGCGGGTGAAAAAGTTTGTCGAGGCCCAAGGGTTCGACTGCGACTCGGATACGCTCGTTATCCGACGGGAGATCAATCGCAAAGGGACCTCCCGCTCATTTATCAACGATACGCCTGCCACGTTGCAGGCGATCGCCGCAGTCGGCGAATTGCTGGTCGATCTGCATGGGCAGCATGAACATCAATCGTTGCTCAAACCGGAACGACACGTCGTGTTTCTCGATGAGTATGCCGATACGGCCGCGCGGATCGCCGAGTTTGCGAAGTACTACGATGAGTTCGCAGCGTTGAAGCGGCAATATGCTGCGCTCTCGAGCGATCGAGAAAACAGCGATCGCGAGCGAAGCTTTCTCGAATTCCAATTGCAGGAGATCGACGCGGTAGATCCGAAGCCGAATGAAGACCAGGCCGTAACGCTCGAACTCGAACGGCTGGAACACTCCGAAGAGCTTCAGCTAACGGCCTCGCAACTGCACGGACTGTTGTACGAAGACGAGGACTCCATCTTCGAACGACTCTCGGCGGCCAAAACCTTGCTCGAACGATTATACAAGTTCGACCCGTCGTTCGCGACGCAGCTTGAAGAATTGCAGGGCTCGCTCGAATCGACACGCGAGCTTGCCATCGCCCTCGGACGCTATGGCGAGAGTATCGAATCGGATCCGAACCGGCTCGAAGAACTCCGCCAGCGCGAGCTGCTGCTCACGAGGCTGAAAAAGAAATACGGTCCGACACTCTCCGAGGTCATCAATCTGCGTACGAAGCTTCAGGATCAACTCGCCGGGGGCGGCAATGCGGAGGAGCAGTTGGCACATCTCTCCGAGCAGCTTCGAAGCGTGCAAACGCGAGCCACACGCTCGGCAATCGCGCTACGCGATGCCCGCGCACACGCAGCGAAAAAATTTGCGAAGGCCATCGTTGCCGAACTTGTGACACTTGGCCTCGAACATGCATCGTTTGTTGTGGAGCAGACACACGAACGGGCGACCGGATCCGACGAGTTCGCCTCTTGTGTCATCCTCGACGGAACGTGTCATCAAGCGACCCGCCAGGGGATCGACCATATCGAGTTCTTCGTATCGACGAATAAAGGCGAATCGCCGAAGCCGCTCGTGAAGGTTGCTTCCGGTGGCGAAGTCTCGCGCATCATGCTTGCCATCAAGACGGCACTCTCCGCATCCGAGCAGATTCCCGTACTCATTTTCGACGAGATCGATACCGGCATCTCGGGCCGTGTCGCTCAACGCGTCGGTACTGCCATGAAACGGCTTGCGCGTAAGCATCAGATCATTGCGATTACGCATCTCGGTCAGATTGCGGCGTTCGGCGATTACCACTACGCTGTCGAAAAGCAAACCAAGTCCGGTTCGACCATTTCGTCACTGCGTTTGCTCACGGCCGCCGAACACGAGGCTGAGATCGCACGGTTACTTGCCGGCGAGAAGGTGACGGGCGAATCGCTCAATGCTGCACGATCCCTTGTGAAAGAAGCGGAAGTCCTTGCTGCCTAA
- a CDS encoding bifunctional folylpolyglutamate synthase/dihydrofolate synthase, with amino-acid sequence MLPNQSYEAALSELFKLEFTGMKLGLENIRALLESLGNPHRSFKSIHVAGSNGKGSVSAMLSAALQGNGYRVGLYTSPHLVSFRERVKIGDEPISETHTAEILSAMWPMVEQLHATFFEVTTALAFKYFAQENVDVAVIETGLGGRLDATNALERPLATVVTSISLEHTQFLGDTLELIAGEKAGIFKHGAPAVVHVDPMLRHVFEAKAADVGTSVLFADDVRLSNEYAHLKPPLEGLHQEKNLKTVLAALAVIGLRIDPKRTCEGIAHTVILTGLRARLEAYGDERFTSRGASLILDVGHNPDAFHMLASHFLRAGIRPVVVIGLAKDKALLEVLGEVARFASRVITTQADHHRAAPSAELAAMARILGLRAEDGGAVVNAVAHAAAGARGGEVYLLCGSHYVVGEYLARMERDTTIKRN; translated from the coding sequence TTGCTGCCTAACCAATCATACGAGGCGGCTCTTTCGGAGCTGTTCAAACTCGAGTTCACTGGGATGAAGCTCGGGTTGGAGAATATTCGTGCGCTGCTCGAGTCGCTTGGCAATCCGCACCGGTCGTTCAAATCGATCCACGTTGCCGGTTCGAACGGAAAAGGAAGCGTGAGTGCGATGCTTTCCGCTGCGTTGCAAGGGAATGGGTATCGTGTCGGGCTCTACACCTCGCCGCATTTGGTCAGCTTCCGCGAGCGGGTGAAGATCGGTGACGAACCGATCTCCGAAACGCATACCGCAGAGATACTCTCTGCAATGTGGCCAATGGTCGAGCAGCTACATGCCACATTTTTTGAAGTCACAACTGCGCTGGCTTTCAAGTATTTCGCACAGGAAAATGTCGATGTTGCCGTGATCGAAACCGGCCTCGGCGGACGACTCGACGCAACCAATGCGCTCGAACGTCCGCTTGCTACTGTAGTAACATCGATTAGTCTCGAGCATACCCAATTTCTTGGCGACACGCTCGAACTCATTGCCGGAGAAAAAGCGGGAATATTCAAGCACGGCGCGCCGGCAGTCGTTCATGTCGATCCGATGTTGCGGCATGTGTTCGAAGCGAAGGCGGCGGACGTTGGGACGAGTGTCCTCTTTGCCGATGACGTTCGTCTCTCGAACGAATATGCTCACCTGAAGCCACCGCTCGAAGGCCTCCATCAGGAAAAGAATTTGAAGACCGTTCTTGCGGCGCTTGCCGTGATCGGATTGCGGATCGACCCAAAACGCACATGCGAGGGAATTGCACATACGGTAATTCTGACCGGTCTGCGTGCTCGGTTAGAAGCGTATGGTGACGAACGGTTCACGTCGCGAGGTGCGTCGCTGATTCTGGATGTCGGTCATAACCCGGACGCATTCCACATGCTCGCCTCGCATTTTCTTCGCGCAGGGATCCGCCCGGTAGTCGTGATCGGTCTGGCGAAAGACAAAGCGTTGCTGGAAGTATTGGGAGAAGTTGCGCGGTTTGCTTCGCGCGTGATTACGACGCAGGCCGATCATCACCGCGCTGCTCCGAGTGCCGAACTGGCTGCCATGGCACGGATTCTCGGTCTTCGGGCTGAAGACGGCGGAGCCGTCGTCAATGCAGTAGCACACGCTGCTGCCGGGGCTCGTGGCGGCGAGGTGTACCTCCTCTGTGGGTCGCATTACGTGGTGGGCGAGTATCTTGCACGAATGGAACGAGATACTACCATCAAGAGAAATTGA
- the rho gene encoding transcription termination factor Rho, whose amino-acid sequence MLNAAELKTKKIVELNDLAKKLGIEGAQDLRKQDLIFKILEADSNQTQRSRPQPNGKGPTPAEEESGPAASGVLELLPDGYGFLRSPDYNYLPSPDDIYVSPSQVKKFQLRTGDTVEGSVRPPKDSERFFALLKVDRVNYQPPEFTRDRPLFDNLTPLYPNEQIKLETSPGEYSMRIMDLVSPIGKGQRGLIVAQPKSGKTIILQKIANSIVRNHPEVKLIVLLIDERPEEVTDMERSVRAEVVASTFDEPPERHVQVAEMVIEKAKRLVEAKQDVVILLDSITRLARAHNTVTPHSGKILSGGVDANALHKPKRFFGAARNIEEGGSLTIIATALIETGSRMDEVIFEEFKGTGNMEIMLDRKLSDRRLFPAINVNMSGTRKEELLLSADELNRIYILRKLLADYNPIEAMEFLLEKMQGTKSNKEFLRSMSS is encoded by the coding sequence ATGCTCAACGCAGCAGAATTAAAGACGAAAAAGATCGTCGAACTCAACGACCTCGCCAAGAAACTTGGCATCGAAGGTGCTCAGGACCTCCGCAAGCAAGACTTGATCTTTAAAATACTCGAAGCCGATTCGAACCAGACACAGCGTTCGCGGCCGCAGCCCAATGGCAAAGGCCCGACCCCTGCCGAAGAAGAGAGCGGGCCCGCCGCATCCGGTGTGCTCGAGTTGCTTCCCGATGGCTACGGCTTCTTGCGCTCGCCGGATTATAACTATCTGCCGTCGCCCGATGACATCTATGTCTCGCCGTCGCAGGTCAAGAAGTTTCAGCTTCGCACCGGTGACACGGTCGAAGGCTCGGTCAGGCCACCGAAGGATAGCGAGCGATTTTTCGCATTACTGAAGGTCGATCGTGTTAACTACCAACCGCCCGAGTTCACCCGCGACCGCCCGCTCTTCGATAACCTCACGCCGCTTTATCCCAACGAACAGATCAAACTCGAGACCTCGCCCGGCGAGTACTCGATGCGTATCATGGATCTCGTCAGCCCGATCGGTAAAGGGCAGCGCGGACTGATCGTCGCACAGCCGAAGTCGGGCAAGACGATCATCCTTCAGAAGATCGCAAACTCGATCGTTCGCAACCATCCGGAAGTAAAACTCATCGTGTTGTTGATCGACGAACGTCCGGAAGAAGTGACGGATATGGAGCGTTCGGTGCGCGCCGAGGTGGTTGCCTCGACGTTCGACGAACCGCCGGAGCGTCACGTTCAGGTCGCCGAGATGGTGATCGAAAAAGCAAAGCGCCTCGTCGAAGCAAAGCAGGATGTTGTTATCCTTCTCGATTCGATCACGCGTTTGGCGCGTGCCCATAATACGGTGACCCCGCACTCGGGTAAGATCCTTTCCGGCGGTGTCGATGCGAATGCATTACACAAGCCGAAGCGCTTCTTCGGTGCTGCGCGTAATATCGAAGAGGGTGGCTCGCTCACGATTATCGCGACTGCGCTGATCGAAACGGGCTCGAGAATGGACGAAGTCATCTTCGAAGAATTCAAAGGTACGGGCAATATGGAAATTATGCTCGATCGCAAACTCTCCGATCGTCGTCTGTTCCCGGCAATCAACGTCAATATGTCCGGTACGCGTAAAGAAGAATTGCTTCTTAGCGCCGACGAACTCAATCGTATTTATATCCTTCGTAAGTTGCTCGCGGATTACAATCCGATCGAGGCGATGGAATTCCTGCTCGAGAAGATGCAAGGCACCAAGAGCAACAAAGAATTCTTGCGCTCGATGTCGAGCTGA
- a CDS encoding YebC/PmpR family DNA-binding transcriptional regulator, producing the protein MSGHSKWSQIKRKKAIVDGKRGQMFTRMIKEIMIAARLGGPDPDGNARLRLAIERARKASMPNDNIKRAIARGSGADGGAALEELTYEVYGPGGVAIMVEAATDNRNRTIGEIRHIIGKYNATLGDSGSVGWMFTKRGIILVPKEGHNEDELLAIVLDAGADDLKTDDPEFFEIDTTPEQFESVMNALAAANIPIEEDKVGLVASNLVAIDEHISERLQKLLEALEDNEDVQNVYSNAQF; encoded by the coding sequence ATGTCCGGTCATTCCAAGTGGTCGCAGATCAAACGGAAAAAAGCGATCGTCGACGGCAAGCGCGGACAGATGTTCACGCGTATGATCAAGGAGATCATGATCGCAGCGCGTCTCGGCGGCCCCGATCCGGATGGAAATGCGCGTCTGCGGCTCGCCATCGAGCGAGCTCGCAAGGCCTCGATGCCGAACGACAACATCAAACGCGCCATCGCACGCGGCTCCGGGGCCGATGGCGGTGCGGCCCTCGAAGAGTTGACCTACGAAGTATATGGGCCGGGTGGCGTTGCAATCATGGTCGAAGCAGCAACCGACAACCGAAATCGGACCATCGGTGAGATCCGTCATATCATCGGCAAGTACAATGCAACACTCGGCGACAGCGGCTCCGTTGGATGGATGTTCACAAAACGCGGGATCATCCTCGTCCCGAAAGAAGGCCATAATGAAGACGAACTCCTCGCGATTGTACTCGATGCCGGCGCGGACGATTTGAAGACCGACGATCCGGAATTCTTCGAGATCGATACCACACCGGAGCAATTCGAGTCGGTCATGAATGCGCTTGCTGCCGCAAATATCCCTATCGAAGAAGATAAAGTGGGCCTCGTCGCATCGAACCTCGTTGCGATTGACGAACACATCAGCGAACGACTCCAAAAGCTTCTCGAAGCGCTCGAAGATAACGAAGACGTCCAGAACGTGTATTCGAACGCGCAGTTCTAA
- the recJ gene encoding single-stranded-DNA-specific exonuclease RecJ — MRYRWRLPQVSAADELVIRSLSQELNVPESIASILVSRGVRTFDEARVFFRPSLDDLLDPALMSDMVVATERIRTAVAHGERIAVYGDYDVDGTTSTAMMTMYLRSLGANVAFHIPNRFTEGYGLTAASLDRLLAEGKPDLLISIDCGVTAIDAVAYARSKGMDVIICDHHEPTDTLPNANAILNPIKPGCEYPFKHLCGCGVGFKLIQSLARSYGTPEKAYEYLDFVALASSADIVSLTGENRIMVHYGLKLLNESPRPGIKALIQGANIVLGKITTTQIVFGLAPRINAAGRLGEGSRSVELLMSTSADGAALSALVLEEENLNRRKIDEEAFAEASQIVDRILNRERDRIIVVHNPDWHAGVIGIVASRLVERYHLPVVLMTTIDGVAKGSARSINNFDIHSALKRCEDKLITFGGHKYAAGVSMQPERVNEFREAINDVAREMFTEEMMERELHIDAEITLADLTPKFFAVIRQLAPFGPDNARPLFAAKDIQVVGYPRIVGKAVPHLKCNVRPAQTIQPKGQYPSPNTVPLCIGGAAVDAIGFGLGDRVSELSASPGKLRSDLEMVFALDENDFGGRVTPQLVLKDFR; from the coding sequence GTGCGTTATCGTTGGCGGCTGCCGCAGGTTTCTGCGGCGGACGAACTCGTTATACGCAGTTTATCTCAAGAATTAAATGTACCGGAGAGTATTGCATCGATCCTCGTAAGTCGTGGGGTGCGCACGTTCGACGAAGCGCGGGTATTCTTTCGCCCGTCGCTCGACGATCTGCTCGACCCTGCTCTGATGTCTGATATGGTGGTCGCCACCGAACGAATCCGCACAGCCGTTGCGCACGGCGAGCGTATTGCAGTGTATGGCGATTACGACGTGGACGGCACCACGAGTACGGCGATGATGACAATGTATCTGCGGTCGCTTGGGGCAAACGTTGCGTTCCACATCCCAAACCGCTTCACCGAAGGCTACGGACTGACGGCTGCCAGTCTAGACCGCCTGTTGGCCGAAGGCAAACCCGATCTGCTCATCTCAATCGACTGCGGCGTAACGGCAATCGATGCGGTGGCGTACGCCCGCTCGAAAGGGATGGACGTCATTATCTGCGACCATCACGAGCCGACCGATACCCTGCCCAATGCCAATGCGATCCTCAACCCGATCAAACCGGGCTGTGAGTATCCCTTCAAACATCTCTGCGGCTGCGGCGTCGGGTTCAAACTGATTCAATCGCTTGCCCGATCCTACGGCACTCCTGAGAAAGCGTATGAGTACCTCGACTTTGTCGCACTTGCCAGTTCCGCCGATATCGTTTCGCTTACCGGCGAGAACCGGATTATGGTGCACTATGGGCTGAAGCTTCTCAACGAGTCTCCTCGTCCGGGGATCAAAGCACTGATCCAGGGTGCGAATATCGTGCTTGGCAAGATCACGACGACACAGATCGTTTTCGGACTCGCACCGCGCATCAATGCGGCAGGGCGTCTCGGCGAAGGCAGCCGGTCGGTCGAACTGCTGATGTCCACCAGCGCAGATGGCGCGGCGCTGAGCGCACTCGTGCTCGAAGAAGAAAATCTGAACCGGAGGAAGATAGACGAAGAAGCATTTGCCGAGGCCAGCCAGATCGTCGACCGTATCCTCAACCGCGAGCGCGACCGCATCATTGTCGTCCATAATCCCGATTGGCATGCCGGTGTGATCGGGATCGTTGCATCGCGGCTCGTCGAGCGGTATCATTTGCCGGTCGTGCTGATGACGACGATCGACGGCGTCGCAAAAGGTAGTGCGCGTTCGATCAACAACTTCGATATCCACTCGGCGCTGAAGCGATGCGAAGATAAGCTGATCACGTTCGGCGGGCACAAATATGCCGCCGGAGTATCGATGCAGCCCGAGCGAGTGAACGAATTCCGCGAAGCGATCAATGATGTCGCGCGAGAAATGTTCACCGAAGAAATGATGGAGCGTGAGTTACACATCGATGCCGAAATCACGCTTGCCGACCTGACGCCGAAGTTTTTCGCCGTCATCCGGCAGCTTGCACCGTTCGGCCCCGACAATGCACGTCCGCTCTTCGCAGCAAAAGACATTCAGGTGGTTGGGTATCCGCGAATTGTGGGCAAGGCTGTGCCGCATCTGAAATGTAACGTACGGCCTGCGCAGACCATACAACCGAAAGGACAGTATCCCAGCCCGAATACCGTTCCGCTGTGCATCGGCGGTGCGGCGGTCGATGCGATTGGTTTCGGACTCGGTGACCGCGTCAGCGAGCTCTCGGCATCGCCCGGCAAACTTCGCAGCGATCTCGAAATGGTATTCGCACTCGATGAAAATGATTTCGGTGGGCGCGTGACCCCGCAGTTAGTACTTAAAGATTTTCGGTAG
- a CDS encoding glucose 1-dehydrogenase, which yields MNYLQDLFGLSGKTAIVTGASRGLGRAASLALSGAGANMVLVGRDGVALDETKRELSGEAMIVEADVTSASDLERTIDAAKHQFGAIDILVNNAGIIRRSPAMEYSIEDWDAVIETNLTAVFEWSQACAREMAKRGGGKIINIASLLSFTGGMNVVAYAAAKGGVAQLTKAMANEFASHGITVNAIAPGYFETDATAGVRQNPDRMSQLLSRIPLGRFGRPDELAGAFVFLASHASDYMTGHILTVDGGFNSY from the coding sequence GTGAACTACCTACAGGATCTTTTCGGACTTTCGGGAAAGACCGCCATCGTTACCGGCGCGAGCCGCGGGCTTGGGCGGGCTGCTTCACTTGCGCTTTCGGGAGCGGGTGCTAACATGGTGCTCGTCGGGCGTGATGGTGTTGCGCTTGATGAAACCAAGCGCGAGCTTTCGGGCGAGGCGATGATCGTCGAAGCAGATGTGACCTCCGCGAGTGATCTCGAACGGACGATCGATGCGGCGAAACACCAGTTTGGTGCGATCGACATCCTCGTCAATAATGCCGGCATCATACGTCGCTCACCCGCGATGGAATACTCGATCGAAGACTGGGATGCGGTGATCGAGACGAACCTGACGGCAGTGTTCGAATGGTCGCAAGCCTGCGCGCGTGAGATGGCGAAACGCGGCGGCGGGAAAATCATTAATATTGCATCGCTCCTCTCGTTTACCGGCGGGATGAATGTTGTTGCGTATGCCGCAGCAAAAGGTGGCGTCGCACAACTCACGAAGGCTATGGCGAATGAGTTTGCGTCGCATGGGATTACTGTCAACGCGATCGCTCCGGGATATTTCGAGACCGATGCGACAGCCGGTGTCCGGCAGAACCCGGATCGCATGTCACAACTACTCTCTCGGATTCCGTTGGGACGATTCGGCCGTCCCGACGAACTTGCAGGTGCGTTCGTTTTCCTCGCATCGCATGCCTCCGATTACATGACCGGGCACATTCTCACAGTCGATGGCGGTTTCAATTCCTACTAA
- a CDS encoding 5-deoxy-glucuronate isomerase has product MSHKWLFRNTASQRGRHISISPANSEFKFISAGRIILDQSMPSATGSNPGSETTLLCLHGSGRVTVDGKTYECSRFDGMYIPRGAEFEVTTDDYVDIVEASSPTSKDHPVRYVNFENEVKESDSLTLRVGAEPYYRDIHKVIAENVEGSRLLMGVTMSKPGNWTSWPPHEHADTREELYLFFDMPRPGFGTQFIYHDLMNPEFSEPVFGNDAVTIVEGYHPNVAAPGYPINFCWALCSLEDDTWRTLANVNVQKGFETMPTGLK; this is encoded by the coding sequence ATGTCACACAAGTGGTTGTTTCGCAATACTGCATCGCAACGAGGTCGGCACATTTCGATCTCGCCTGCGAACAGCGAGTTCAAGTTCATCTCTGCGGGTCGTATTATCCTTGATCAGAGTATGCCATCTGCAACGGGGAGTAATCCCGGTTCGGAGACGACACTGCTGTGTTTGCATGGCAGCGGTCGCGTTACCGTGGATGGGAAGACGTACGAGTGTTCGCGTTTTGACGGGATGTACATTCCGCGAGGTGCCGAATTCGAGGTCACGACGGATGATTACGTCGATATCGTGGAGGCGTCGAGCCCCACGTCCAAAGATCACCCGGTCCGCTATGTGAATTTCGAAAACGAAGTGAAGGAGAGCGATTCGCTTACGCTCCGTGTCGGCGCCGAGCCATATTACCGGGATATCCATAAAGTGATCGCCGAGAATGTCGAAGGCTCGCGGCTTTTGATGGGCGTGACCATGTCGAAGCCCGGCAACTGGACGAGCTGGCCGCCGCACGAGCATGCCGACACTCGCGAAGAACTCTACCTCTTTTTCGACATGCCGCGTCCGGGATTCGGGACGCAGTTTATCTACCATGATCTGATGAATCCGGAATTCTCCGAACCGGTGTTCGGGAACGACGCGGTCACCATTGTCGAAGGATACCATCCGAATGTCGCCGCGCCAGGCTACCCGATCAATTTCTGCTGGGCGCTGTGTTCGCTTGAGGACGATACCTGGCGCACGCTTGCGAACGTGAACGTTCAGAAAGGGTTCGAGACCATGCCGACAGGATTAAAGTAG
- a CDS encoding RraA family protein: protein MKEILDFFETLYTPLVSDTMDKLGIHGQVVDHAVQSMLFDPQLKVAGIAYPCRVVPTREYVEIGTLLEMVDSIPADSMVLVAADSDIDAALWGGMMSSRSKARGARGAAVNGGVRDVEQIADLNFPVFGTYRCVKDIRTRGYMAEYNCAVNFGGVEVRPGDIAFADANGIVIIPSQHLHSILAVLTEAKLNEDRTISGLSEGKSAQSLYSEYKAF, encoded by the coding sequence ATGAAAGAGATATTAGATTTTTTTGAGACACTCTACACCCCGCTGGTGAGCGACACCATGGATAAACTTGGCATTCACGGCCAAGTGGTCGATCACGCAGTGCAGTCGATGTTGTTCGACCCTCAGCTGAAGGTTGCAGGCATTGCGTATCCGTGTAGGGTCGTTCCGACACGGGAGTATGTCGAGATTGGTACCTTGCTCGAGATGGTCGATTCGATCCCTGCGGACTCGATGGTACTGGTCGCTGCCGATTCCGATATCGATGCCGCACTCTGGGGAGGCATGATGTCATCTCGGTCGAAGGCCAGGGGAGCTCGAGGTGCGGCGGTCAATGGCGGGGTACGGGACGTCGAACAGATCGCCGACCTCAATTTCCCTGTGTTCGGTACATATCGTTGCGTCAAAGATATCCGTACCCGAGGATATATGGCCGAATATAATTGTGCGGTCAACTTCGGAGGTGTCGAGGTACGGCCCGGTGATATTGCCTTTGCCGACGCAAATGGGATAGTAATCATACCATCGCAGCACCTACACTCTATCCTTGCCGTACTTACCGAAGCAAAGTTGAATGAAGACCGAACGATTAGCGGCCTCTCGGAAGGGAAAAGTGCTCAATCCTTATACAGTGAGTATAAAGCATTTTGA